From Fusarium oxysporum f. sp. lycopersici 4287 chromosome 13, whole genome shotgun sequence, one genomic window encodes:
- a CDS encoding hypothetical protein (At least one base has a quality score < 10), with translation MNRSCVSCATSKVRCDLDKKGFPCSRCQQKNSTCVKAGRKKRTRKTTPSIASSNPSPQGITQQNEPQPPLEQNVDFSFFDTSSFGEIDFLSQLVDIESMVDMSSWTWSPSDMTSPIGENTVPGNNDLWTGMRTNDGLVCPDNFRLPADFLLELDGPETIPVHRLETLARLFFSHFHSSLPLLHVPTFCLASSPSVLIRTICFIGAGFERDSISTTEAKLLYGSLPSQLAKSCLRSNGSSPTFQELQALVLLQFAAMANGGSVERAASRLIHPLLVAAIRHEGLLKVHGECTKATRNAHFWTSWIQKESNKRVLWGVYAVDCYQSILCGSKPILSPTDTRASFPCDDASWTACSASLWAALPAQDPSSCFLSSVKGLMGGHAPAETNLTAFGMNLLVLAVNSLLLEAQTSILPVDTSALDSALQTWYASWQQFQTQSQNASDRRANCVLITNSLSLYRLGVHFLRNGRPLLYEKAYLERSTDTRNPLIIKEQVYQDEMMKYVRGVLDAFVEA, from the coding sequence ATGAACAGAAGCTGCGTCAGTTGCGCCACGTCCAAGGTCCGATGCGACCTCGACAAGAAGGGTTTTCCGTGCTCGCGATGTCAACAGAAGAACTCAACGTGCGTGAAAGCTGGCCGCAAGAAACGGACGAGGAAAACGACGCCCAGCATCGCCAGTTCAAACCCGTCGCCACAGGGGATCACACAGCAAAATGAACCGCAGCCACCGCTCGAGCAGAATGTCGACTTTTCATTCTTTGACACATCATCCTTTGGCGAAATTGACTTTCTATCACAACTCGTTGACATCGAAAGCATGGTTGACATGAGTAGTTGGACATGGAGCCCTAGCGATATGACATCGCCCATTGGCGAAAACACCGTACCTGGCAACAATGATCTCTGGACCGGTATGAGAACAAATGACGGACTCGTCTGCCCGGATAACTTCCGACTTCCAGCCGacttccttcttgagcttgacgGCCCAGAGACCATCCCTGTGCATCGCCTTGAGACGCTGGCcaggctcttcttctcgcaCTTTCACTCTTCACTTCCACTATTGCATGTTCCAACATTCTGTCTAGCTTCATCGCCTTCTGTTCTTATTCGAACAATTTGCTTTATCGGCGCCGGTTTTGAAAGAGATTCTATTTCTACGACAGAAGCAAAGTTACTTTACGGCTCTCTTCCATCACAGCTGGCCAAGTCCTGTCTTCGTTCCAACGGAAGCTCGCCAACCTTTCAAGAACTACAGGCTCTGGTACTGCTACAGTTTGCTGCTATGGCGAACGGGGGAAGTGTCGAAAGAGCTGCGTCTCGGCTCATACATCCGCTCCTCGTCGCAGCAATACGACACGAAGGTCTTCTCAAGGTTCACGGCGAATGTACCAAAGCTACACGCAATGCACACTTTTGGACATCGTGGATACAAAAAGAGTCAAACAAACGAGTGCTTTGGGGCGTGTATGCAGTTGACTGCTACCAGTCAATACTTTGTGGCAGTAAACCCATTCTATCCCCGACAGATACGAGGGCCTCTTTCCCATGCGACGATGCCAGCTGGACGGCTTGCTCTGCATCTCTATGGGCTGCACTACCAGCCCAAGATCCTTCTAGCTGTTTCCTGTCCTCCGTTAAAGGCCTCATGGGAGGCCATGCTCCTGCTGAGACAAATCTGACAGCCTTTGGGATGAATCTTTTGGTCTTGGCAGTCAACTCGCTTTTGCTCGAAGCCCAAACGTCAATATTACCCGTCGATACTTCGGCTCTGGACTCGGCACTGCAGACTTGGTATGCGTCTTGGCAACAATTTCAAACGCAGTCCCAAAACGCCAGCGATAGAAGGGCGAACTGTGTCCTCATCACGAACAGTTTGTCCTTGTACCGTTTAGGAGTCCACTTTCTCAGAAATGGACGGCCTCTTCTGTATGAAAAGGCTTATCTGGAAAGGTCTACTGACACTCGGAACCCTCTCATTATCAAAGAGCAGGTATATCAAGACGAAATGATGAAATACGTGAGGGGAGTTCTTGATGCGTTTGTAGAAGCATAA
- a CDS encoding hypothetical protein (At least one base has a quality score < 10), producing the protein MVNNQQQSAVAQKANCTDLHNQQDLRGVRCSYGINGALLRHQVDLETWTAHYTGSEPDSKQQALADKEFFASRERSPKPVVLGLDKADHAVRYALDAGLIDAGWIEGLEIKDPSPDLRKALQGVSLIIYAGGVSYLSSRAFARIIAAVGRSSNLWVASTVIGTPSYEEIATELTEHGLVTERLPGVVLR; encoded by the exons ATGGTAAACAACCAGCAGCAATCTGCTGTCGCCCAGAAAGCAAACTGTACCGACTTACACAACCAGCAAGACCTGCGTG GCGTGCGCTGCTCATACGGCATCAATGGAGCTCTGCTCCGACACCAAGTCGACCTAGAGACTTGGACCGCTCATTACACAGGTTCGGAGCCGGATTCCAAACAGCAGGCTCTGGCAGACAAAGAGTTCTTTGCGAGTCGAGAACGATCTCCCAAGCCCGTGGTGCTAGGGCTTGACAAGGCAGACCATGCTGTTCGCTACGCCTTGGATGCCGGCTTGATCGACGCTGGTTGGATAGAGGGTCTGGAGATCAAGGATCCCTCTCCGGATCTACGCAAGGCACTGCAGGGTGTGAGTCTCATAATTTATGCGGGCGGCGTCAGTTACCTAAGCTCCCGAGCTTTCGCTCGCATCATTGCTGCAGTCGGTAGATCAAGCAACCTCTGGGTCGCTAGCACTGTGATTGGGACACCCTCCTATGAAGAGATAGCGACTGAATTGACAGAGCACGGGCTTGTGACCGAGAGGCTTCCGGGCGTTGTCCTTCGTTAG